From the genome of Egicoccus sp. AB-alg6-2, one region includes:
- the pgk gene encoding phosphoglycerate kinase, whose translation MNALLSGVPTLDDLDASGKRVFVRADLNVPLRDGRVTDDLRIQSSVPTIRRLLDQGAAVIVASHLGRPKGAPDPAYGMAPVGARLQELLGTEVVVAADVVGDDARAKADALRPWQVLLLENLRFEPGETSNDDALADALAAFADVYVDDAFGAAHRAHASISGVPARLPGYAGLLLARELEVLGTLLEDPARPYVAVLGGAKVSDKLTVLDNLLQRVDVVAVGGAMAFTFLVAEGHAVGASRVEEDQVDTVRELVAAARDRGVEVLLPHDVVVAPTFDEHAPATMVHVDDIPADQMGLDVGPATGHAYAEAIRGAGSVFWNGPMGVFEWAAFEAGTRTVAQAIAAAPGFTVVGGGDSAAAIRQFRLDDQVDHVSTGGGASLELLEGKQLPGVVALRRG comes from the coding sequence GTGAACGCGCTGCTGTCCGGCGTCCCGACCCTCGACGACCTCGACGCCTCCGGGAAGCGGGTCTTCGTCCGCGCGGATCTCAACGTGCCGCTGCGTGACGGTCGCGTCACCGACGATCTGCGCATCCAGTCGTCGGTGCCGACGATCCGGCGCCTGCTCGACCAGGGCGCGGCGGTGATCGTCGCCTCCCACCTCGGCCGGCCCAAGGGTGCTCCGGACCCCGCCTATGGCATGGCGCCCGTCGGCGCCCGCCTGCAGGAACTGCTCGGCACCGAGGTGGTCGTCGCCGCCGACGTCGTCGGCGACGACGCGCGCGCCAAGGCCGACGCCCTGCGGCCGTGGCAGGTCCTGCTGCTGGAGAACCTGCGGTTCGAGCCGGGCGAGACCAGCAACGACGACGCCCTCGCCGACGCGCTCGCGGCCTTCGCCGACGTCTACGTCGACGACGCCTTCGGTGCGGCCCACCGGGCACATGCGTCGATCTCCGGCGTTCCGGCCCGGCTGCCCGGCTATGCGGGACTCCTGCTGGCGCGCGAACTCGAGGTGCTCGGCACGCTGCTCGAGGACCCGGCCCGTCCCTATGTCGCGGTGCTCGGTGGCGCCAAGGTCAGCGACAAGCTGACCGTGCTCGACAACCTGCTCCAGCGCGTGGACGTCGTCGCCGTCGGCGGCGCCATGGCCTTCACCTTCCTCGTCGCCGAGGGCCACGCGGTCGGCGCCTCCCGCGTCGAGGAGGACCAGGTCGACACCGTCCGTGAGCTCGTCGCCGCGGCCCGCGACCGGGGCGTCGAGGTGCTGCTCCCGCACGACGTCGTCGTCGCCCCGACGTTCGACGAGCACGCCCCGGCAACGATGGTCCACGTCGACGACATCCCCGCCGACCAGATGGGACTGGACGTCGGGCCGGCCACCGGCCACGCCTACGCCGAGGCGATCCGCGGTGCGGGCAGCGTGTTCTGGAACGGCCCCATGGGCGTGTTCGAGTGGGCCGCCTTCGAGGCGGGCACGCGCACCGTGGCGCAGGCCATCGCCGCGGCGCCCGGCTTCACCGTCGTCGGCGGTGGCGACTCGGCCGCCGCGATCCGGCAGTTCCGGCTCGACGACCAGGTCGACCACGTCTCGACGGGCGGCGGCGCGTCCCTCGAACTGCTCGAGGGCAAGCAGCTCCCGGGCGTCGTCGCGCTCAGACGCGGGTGA
- a CDS encoding mechanosensitive ion channel family protein — protein MLLAQTADQLTRVCGVGEDLEIDFVCEVLFRLTGNDLVARAGGIVRAGLQLLLILVVAFVVTRLLRGAISRFGATMERRIEARLERGERRGTLDVARYRVRRFQRLHAITGVMRGAAGVLVWVVAVFAVLQTLRIDLRPILAGAGLAGIVIGFGAQQLVRDVLAGIAMLIEDQYGVGDWIEVDGRIGQVERVGLRATSIRDLDGIVWHTLNGHVQQVGNLSQEWSRSLLDVPLALDSDVPAAKAIIHKVASDLAADPIWGEDIIGPPEIWGVQDFGPEGLSIRLVIPTKPMANWDINRQLRERLHRAFGQANIRMQGRLVEVGGMASGYPLLSRAPSGEGAQQQRPRRRGLVPTDVGPLDQPPKRPAGDPADVDTGEFGRDQTTELRLERGREPRPD, from the coding sequence GTGCTGCTCGCGCAGACCGCCGACCAGCTCACCCGGGTGTGTGGTGTCGGCGAGGACCTGGAGATCGACTTCGTCTGCGAGGTGTTGTTCCGCCTGACGGGCAACGACCTCGTCGCGCGGGCCGGCGGCATCGTCCGCGCCGGCCTGCAGCTGCTGCTGATCCTCGTCGTCGCCTTCGTCGTCACCCGGCTGCTGCGCGGCGCGATCAGCCGCTTCGGCGCCACGATGGAGCGCCGGATCGAGGCCCGCCTCGAACGTGGCGAACGTCGCGGCACGCTGGACGTGGCCCGCTACCGGGTCCGCCGGTTCCAGCGCCTCCACGCCATCACCGGGGTGATGCGTGGCGCGGCCGGCGTCCTGGTCTGGGTCGTTGCCGTCTTCGCGGTCCTGCAGACGCTGCGCATCGACCTGCGTCCCATCCTCGCCGGCGCCGGACTCGCCGGCATCGTGATCGGCTTCGGAGCCCAGCAACTGGTCCGCGACGTCCTGGCCGGCATCGCCATGCTGATCGAGGACCAGTACGGCGTCGGCGACTGGATCGAGGTCGACGGTCGTATCGGGCAGGTCGAGCGCGTGGGTCTGCGCGCGACCTCGATCCGCGACCTCGACGGCATCGTCTGGCACACCCTCAACGGCCACGTCCAACAGGTCGGCAACCTGTCGCAGGAGTGGAGTCGTTCGCTCCTCGACGTCCCACTCGCGCTCGACAGCGACGTCCCGGCTGCGAAGGCGATCATCCACAAGGTCGCCAGCGACCTCGCCGCCGACCCGATCTGGGGCGAGGACATCATCGGGCCGCCCGAGATCTGGGGGGTCCAGGACTTCGGACCCGAGGGCCTGTCGATCCGCCTCGTGATCCCGACGAAGCCGATGGCGAACTGGGACATCAACCGCCAGTTGCGCGAGCGACTGCACCGCGCCTTCGGCCAGGCCAACATCCGCATGCAGGGGCGGTTGGTCGAGGTCGGCGGGATGGCGTCCGGCTATCCGCTGCTGAGCAGGGCGCCCAGCGGCGAAGGCGCCCAGCAACAGCGCCCGCGCCGCCGTGGCCTGGTCCCCACCGACGTCGGTCCGCTCGACCAGCCACCGAAACGGCCGGCAGGCGACCCGGCCGACGTCGACACCGGCGAGTTCGGCCGCGACCAGACCACCGAGCTGCGGCTCGAGCGGGGGCGGGAGCCCCGTCCGGACTGA
- the rapZ gene encoding RNase adapter RapZ codes for MTDHQAAPTADDGAGPEGREFDRIVDEETTERPEIMIITGLSGAGRSTASNVVEDLGWFVIDNLPPTLISRVTELAFAPGSSVGRLALVVDVRGREFFAALLDTLRELRSSEADVRVLYLDADDDVLVRRFEETRRRHPAADGAGVLAGIRNERALLSDLRGMADLIIDTSGLNVHELRDRLLEVLQGHESAQLRIEIVSFGFKRGTPRDADLLFDVRFLPNPHWVEELRPFTGRDEPVRDYVFGQPQSEPFMQALQRLLDVVVPGYVQEGKRYLTIAIGCTGGKHRSVAISESIGQYLHETTDLSVNVQHRDLGHE; via the coding sequence GTGACCGACCACCAGGCCGCGCCGACGGCCGACGACGGGGCCGGCCCCGAGGGTCGCGAGTTCGACCGCATCGTCGACGAGGAGACGACCGAGCGTCCCGAGATCATGATCATCACCGGCCTGTCCGGTGCCGGGCGGTCGACGGCCTCGAACGTGGTCGAGGATCTCGGCTGGTTCGTGATCGACAACCTGCCACCGACCCTGATCAGTCGGGTGACGGAGCTGGCCTTCGCCCCCGGCTCGTCGGTCGGCCGGCTCGCCCTGGTGGTCGACGTCCGCGGCCGCGAGTTCTTCGCCGCACTGCTCGACACGCTGCGCGAGCTGCGGTCGAGCGAGGCCGACGTCCGGGTCCTGTACCTCGACGCCGACGACGACGTCCTCGTCCGGCGGTTCGAGGAGACCCGGCGGCGGCATCCGGCGGCGGACGGCGCCGGCGTGCTCGCCGGGATCCGCAACGAGCGGGCGCTGTTGAGCGACCTGCGGGGCATGGCCGACCTGATCATCGACACCAGCGGGCTGAACGTGCACGAGTTGCGCGACCGTCTGCTGGAGGTGCTGCAGGGGCACGAGTCCGCGCAACTGCGCATCGAGATCGTCTCGTTCGGTTTCAAGCGCGGGACGCCGCGGGACGCCGACCTGCTGTTCGACGTGCGGTTCCTGCCCAATCCGCACTGGGTCGAGGAGCTGCGACCCTTCACCGGACGCGACGAGCCGGTGCGCGACTACGTGTTCGGGCAGCCGCAGAGCGAGCCGTTCATGCAGGCGCTGCAGCGACTGCTCGACGTCGTCGTTCCCGGGTACGTGCAGGAGGGCAAGCGCTACCTGACGATCGCGATCGGCTGCACGGGCGGCAAACACCGGTCGGTCGCGATCAGCGAGTCGATCGGCCAGTACCTGCACGAGACGACCGACCTGTCGGTCAACGTGCAGCACCGGGACCTGGGCCACGAGTGA
- the yvcK gene encoding uridine diphosphate-N-acetylglucosamine-binding protein YvcK — MTTRPEPTRAVAIGGGHGLARTLAALPEVVDEVTAVVTVADDGGSSGRLRRDLGVLPPGDLRMALASLARERRIAELLQYRFPRGELGGHSLGNLVLVALQDLAGGDLQTALDELARVLDVPGRVLPCTTAPVVLHASTGDAEVRGQTAVSSTPGLQRVWLDPADAPPGPGVVDAVAEADLIVLGPGSLFTSLLPNLLVPGLADALAAAAAPVVFVGNLREQPGETEGMSLRDHLDALRAHVPQVRIDVCLAHEGPTPTGGGAPLHGVGLTGAVGRVVTADLLDGSDGHDPTSLAAVFTDLLGGR, encoded by the coding sequence GTGACCACCCGGCCCGAGCCCACGCGCGCCGTCGCGATCGGAGGTGGTCACGGCCTCGCGCGGACCCTCGCCGCGCTGCCCGAGGTCGTCGACGAGGTGACCGCCGTCGTGACCGTCGCCGACGACGGCGGCTCGTCGGGCCGTCTGCGTCGCGACCTCGGCGTGCTGCCCCCGGGTGACCTGCGGATGGCCCTGGCCTCACTCGCCCGTGAGCGACGCATCGCCGAACTGCTGCAGTACCGCTTCCCGCGCGGCGAGCTCGGTGGTCACAGCCTGGGCAACCTGGTCCTCGTCGCCCTGCAGGACCTGGCCGGTGGGGACCTGCAGACCGCCCTGGACGAGTTGGCCCGGGTACTCGACGTCCCCGGCCGGGTACTGCCGTGCACGACGGCGCCGGTGGTCCTGCACGCCAGCACCGGCGACGCCGAGGTCAGGGGACAGACCGCCGTCTCGTCGACGCCGGGCCTGCAGCGGGTGTGGCTCGACCCCGCGGACGCCCCACCGGGACCGGGTGTCGTCGACGCCGTCGCCGAGGCGGACCTGATCGTGCTCGGTCCGGGGTCGCTGTTCACCAGCCTGCTGCCGAACCTGCTCGTCCCCGGTCTTGCGGACGCGCTCGCCGCGGCCGCGGCGCCGGTCGTGTTCGTGGGCAACCTGCGCGAACAGCCGGGCGAGACCGAGGGCATGAGCCTGCGCGACCATCTCGATGCGCTCCGTGCCCACGTACCTCAGGTCCGGATCGACGTCTGTCTGGCGCACGAGGGACCGACCCCGACCGGCGGTGGGGCGCCGCTCCACGGCGTCGGCCTCACCGGGGCCGTCGGACGGGTGGTGACCGCGGACCTGCTGGACGGCAGCGACGGGCACGACCCGACGTCGCTGGCCGCCGTCTTCACCGACCTGCTCGGTGGGCGATGA
- the whiA gene encoding DNA-binding protein WhiA, with protein sequence MSGSFTEDVRQELARLPLGDDVGTRAELTALLRLAGTLTVSGGEEGMRRRLEVVTSSGAVARRAFTLLQRRYGLRPQLLVRAPGGVHRRSTYGVRVEVGADEVARDLGLVDAEGRPRDGLPADLSRAAAIAFLRGALLAAGSVSDPGREPHLEITARSEATARGLAGLVERCLDGSARAVIETGGRERHRMVVKSGATIGDLLAAVGATVAFLQWGDRRLRRQLRSDANRLANADAANLRRTIDAAGAQVRVVEEVVAAAGWDALDEDVRVVALARLANPGATLQELGQLLDPPVGKSAVHRRMRKLESLHAELGASRPVGPR encoded by the coding sequence ATGAGCGGCTCCTTCACCGAGGACGTCCGCCAGGAACTGGCGCGTCTGCCGCTTGGCGACGACGTCGGCACACGCGCCGAGCTGACCGCCCTGCTGCGGCTGGCCGGGACGCTCACCGTCAGTGGTGGCGAGGAAGGCATGCGGCGCCGGCTCGAGGTCGTCACGAGCTCGGGAGCGGTGGCCCGCCGGGCGTTCACGCTGCTGCAACGCCGCTACGGGCTGCGTCCGCAACTGCTGGTACGTGCTCCGGGCGGGGTGCACCGCCGCTCCACCTACGGCGTCCGGGTCGAGGTCGGCGCCGACGAGGTGGCCCGCGACCTGGGGCTGGTCGATGCCGAGGGCCGGCCGCGGGACGGCCTGCCGGCCGACCTGTCACGCGCCGCCGCGATCGCGTTTCTGCGTGGCGCCCTGCTCGCCGCCGGCTCGGTGTCCGATCCCGGCCGCGAGCCACACCTGGAGATCACCGCCAGGTCCGAGGCGACGGCCAGGGGGCTGGCCGGTCTCGTCGAACGCTGCCTCGACGGCAGCGCCCGCGCGGTGATCGAGACCGGAGGCCGCGAGCGGCACCGGATGGTGGTCAAGTCGGGGGCGACCATCGGTGACCTGCTGGCCGCCGTCGGGGCAACGGTCGCGTTCCTGCAGTGGGGCGACCGCCGCCTGCGGCGACAGTTGCGCAGCGACGCCAACCGGCTCGCCAACGCCGACGCCGCCAATCTGCGCCGCACCATCGACGCCGCCGGTGCGCAGGTGCGCGTGGTCGAGGAGGTGGTGGCGGCCGCGGGCTGGGACGCCCTCGACGAGGATGTCCGCGTGGTCGCCCTCGCGCGCCTCGCCAACCCGGGCGCGACGCTGCAGGAACTCGGCCAGCTGCTCGACCCACCGGTCGGCAAGTCCGCCGTCCACCGGCGCATGCGCAAGCTCGAATCGCTGCACGCCGAGCTCGGTGCGTCCCGCCCGGTCGGCCCCCGTTGA
- the gap gene encoding type I glyceraldehyde-3-phosphate dehydrogenase — protein sequence MSLRVAINGFGRIGRNFLRAAKKQGLDLDIVAVNDLTDTATLALLLKYDSVHGRYDGTVETDGDDLVVDGDRIQVLAERDPANLPWKDLGVDVVVESTGFFTKRADAAKHLDAGARKVIISAPAKDEDVTIVLGANQDEYDPAEHDVISMASCTTNSVVPMAKVLDDEFGIVQGLMTTVHAYTGDQRLHDAPHSDPRRARAAALSIVPTTTGAAKAAALALPQLKGKLDGLALRVPIPSGSITDLVLVLGREVTADEVNAAVKAAADGPLKGILEYSEEPLVSIDIVGNPHSCIFDAPSTMANGTLVKVMGWYDNEMGYSTRLAEAVVFVGDKL from the coding sequence ATGTCCTTGCGCGTCGCAATCAACGGCTTCGGTCGCATCGGTCGCAACTTCCTTCGGGCCGCGAAGAAGCAGGGGCTCGACCTCGACATCGTCGCGGTCAACGACCTCACCGACACCGCCACCCTCGCGCTGCTGTTGAAGTACGACAGCGTGCACGGCCGCTACGACGGCACCGTCGAGACCGACGGTGACGACCTCGTGGTCGACGGTGACCGCATCCAGGTCCTGGCCGAGCGTGACCCGGCCAACCTGCCCTGGAAGGACCTCGGGGTCGACGTCGTCGTCGAGTCCACGGGGTTCTTCACCAAGCGTGCCGACGCCGCCAAGCACCTCGATGCGGGCGCCCGGAAGGTCATCATCTCCGCGCCGGCCAAGGACGAGGACGTGACCATCGTCCTGGGCGCGAACCAGGACGAGTACGACCCCGCCGAACACGACGTCATCTCCATGGCGTCGTGCACCACCAACTCCGTCGTGCCGATGGCGAAGGTGCTCGACGACGAGTTCGGCATCGTCCAGGGCCTGATGACGACCGTCCACGCCTACACCGGTGACCAGCGCCTGCACGACGCCCCGCACAGCGACCCGCGGCGTGCACGCGCGGCGGCGCTGTCGATCGTGCCCACCACGACCGGCGCGGCGAAGGCCGCGGCGCTCGCGCTCCCACAGCTGAAGGGCAAGCTCGACGGCCTGGCGCTGCGGGTGCCGATCCCGTCGGGGTCCATCACCGACCTCGTGCTGGTCCTCGGTCGTGAGGTGACGGCCGACGAGGTCAACGCTGCGGTCAAGGCCGCCGCCGACGGGCCGCTGAAGGGCATCCTGGAGTACAGCGAGGAGCCCCTGGTGTCCATCGACATCGTCGGCAACCCCCACTCGTGCATCTTCGACGCGCCCAGCACCATGGCCAACGGCACGCTGGTCAAGGTCATGGGCTGGTACGACAACGAGATGGGCTACTCGACCCGTCTCGCCGAGGCTGTCGTCTTCGTCGGCGACAAGCTGTAG
- a CDS encoding S-layer homology domain-containing protein, whose protein sequence is MTSTAPATRRTVALVVLLVLLVGWWSPSPAAAAPDRSGHERVAESRLFDRMNLARTDPGSYAQTMPAAPALRWAEDVAEVARDWSDTMARTGVYTANPNASTQVCCAVQVTEIIGQVKGVEGYYTVEAAADHIVTMVMASTGHRNRLMTPQFTQVGAGATIDNAGRLWVSIILREPGPGAPPGTTTYPHPLPAPPPSGGDTGTGGGSGSGGGTGGSTPGTGGGTGGSTPGTGGGTTTDPNDPGGAGTPPPATPPTGGLADLNPPPRAVAAACPASVPRAPFTDVSRPEAVRAVSCLVWWDIAKGTSPTTFAPGREVRRDQMASFLARAIEQSGGSLPTPTRHHYPDVPVDSVHAAAINKLAEAGIVGGRANGTYDPSATISRGQLTQILVRAFEHRAGTPMPEPRYRWFSDVTGTTFARSINQAADAGWTGGFGDGTFRPGQGVQRDQMAIFLTRWLANLIDDGIAAPRR, encoded by the coding sequence ATGACGTCGACCGCGCCTGCCACCCGCCGCACCGTGGCGCTGGTCGTCCTGCTCGTGCTGCTCGTCGGCTGGTGGTCACCGTCACCGGCCGCGGCCGCGCCGGACCGCAGCGGTCACGAACGCGTCGCGGAGTCGCGGCTGTTCGATCGCATGAACCTCGCCCGGACCGACCCGGGGTCGTACGCGCAGACGATGCCGGCGGCCCCCGCGCTGCGGTGGGCCGAGGACGTCGCCGAGGTTGCGCGTGACTGGTCCGACACCATGGCCCGCACCGGCGTCTACACCGCCAACCCCAACGCCTCGACGCAGGTCTGCTGCGCCGTCCAGGTGACCGAGATCATCGGCCAGGTGAAGGGCGTCGAGGGGTACTACACCGTCGAGGCCGCGGCCGACCACATCGTCACGATGGTCATGGCCTCGACCGGGCACCGCAACCGGCTCATGACCCCGCAGTTCACCCAGGTCGGAGCCGGTGCCACGATCGACAACGCCGGCCGGCTGTGGGTGTCGATCATCCTGCGCGAGCCCGGCCCCGGGGCGCCTCCCGGCACGACGACGTATCCGCATCCGCTGCCCGCGCCCCCGCCCTCGGGTGGTGACACCGGGACCGGCGGTGGATCGGGATCGGGCGGTGGCACGGGTGGAAGCACGCCGGGGACGGGCGGCGGCACGGGTGGCAGCACCCCCGGGACCGGCGGCGGAACCACGACCGACCCCAACGACCCCGGTGGCGCGGGGACCCCACCACCGGCGACGCCGCCCACCGGCGGGCTCGCGGACCTGAACCCGCCCCCACGGGCCGTCGCGGCAGCATGCCCCGCCTCCGTGCCGCGGGCGCCGTTCACCGACGTCAGTCGACCCGAGGCCGTGCGTGCCGTCTCGTGCCTGGTCTGGTGGGACATCGCCAAGGGAACGTCACCGACCACCTTCGCCCCAGGCCGGGAGGTGCGGCGGGACCAGATGGCGTCGTTCCTCGCCCGCGCCATCGAGCAGTCGGGGGGCAGCCTGCCGACTCCGACACGTCACCACTACCCGGACGTCCCGGTCGATTCGGTCCATGCGGCCGCCATCAACAAGCTGGCCGAGGCCGGCATCGTCGGCGGGCGCGCCAACGGCACCTACGACCCCAGCGCCACCATCTCGCGCGGGCAGCTGACCCAGATCCTCGTCCGGGCCTTCGAACACCGTGCGGGGACGCCGATGCCCGAGCCCCGCTACCGGTGGTTCTCCGACGTGACCGGCACGACGTTCGCGCGCAGCATCAACCAGGCGGCGGACGCGGGCTGGACCGGCGGGTTCGGCGACGGCACCTTCCGCCCGGGTCAGGGCGTGCAGCGCGACCAGATGGCGATCTTCCTCACGCGCTGGCTGGCGAACCTCATCGACGACGGGATCGCCGCCCCACGCCGTTGA
- the uvrC gene encoding excinuclease ABC subunit UvrC — MRNPAHAFRPEPGAIPEAPGCYQFKDAHGRVVYVGKAKSLRQRLGNYFQAWHNIAPRTRAMLEAARSVEWIVVDSEVEALHLEYTLIQRHRPRYNVRYRDDKSYPYLVLTASEAVPRARVQRGKVAKGDLRFGPYAHAYAIRETLDLLLRTFPVRTCSQGIYDRAARTGKPCLLFHIDRCAAPCVGKISLEDHRELVGRLGSFLDGETGPVLAQLEQDMQAAAAELNFEAAARHRDQLTAVRKALEKQQVVSAKAEDFDAIAVHEDELEAAVQAFFVRRGRLVGRKGWTVDKVEPLTTAQLLTSFALQLYADRDDDIPPQILVPVEPEDAEALGTLLAEQRRHTRAGTRGRPIQQVRFQVPQRGDKVAFLETVTENAREAFQRARLKRASDFDSRSRALKELQDALGLEEAPLRIECFDISHLGGTEVVGSMVVFEDGLPKKSDYRRFKLSIDRNDDFASMQEVIRRRFARLAQTSTAEPPDVDGDAPLAEPAARQFAYPPNLVVIDGGVGQLNAALQGAGELATSSVAFVGLAKKFEELWLPGRDRPVALPRGSEALYLVQRVRDEAHRFAITYQRTRRSKAVASSALDGVAGVGPTRRKALFRHFGSVAAMRRASLEELMAVEGVSRTIATAVHEHLHANEEST, encoded by the coding sequence GTGCGCAACCCGGCCCATGCCTTCCGACCCGAACCCGGTGCCATCCCGGAGGCGCCGGGTTGTTACCAGTTCAAGGACGCGCACGGGCGCGTCGTGTACGTCGGCAAGGCGAAGTCCCTGCGCCAGCGACTGGGCAACTACTTCCAGGCCTGGCACAACATCGCGCCGCGCACGCGCGCGATGCTCGAGGCGGCGCGCTCGGTGGAGTGGATCGTCGTCGACAGCGAGGTCGAGGCACTCCACCTCGAGTACACGCTGATCCAGCGCCACCGCCCGCGCTACAACGTGCGCTACCGCGACGACAAGTCCTATCCCTACCTCGTGCTCACGGCCTCCGAAGCGGTGCCACGCGCCCGGGTGCAGCGCGGCAAGGTCGCGAAGGGGGACCTGCGCTTCGGCCCCTACGCGCACGCCTACGCGATCCGCGAGACGCTCGACCTGCTGCTGCGCACCTTCCCGGTGCGGACCTGCTCGCAGGGCATCTACGACCGCGCCGCACGCACCGGCAAGCCGTGCCTGCTGTTCCACATCGACCGCTGCGCGGCGCCATGCGTCGGCAAGATCTCGCTCGAGGACCACCGTGAGCTCGTCGGGCGGCTCGGCAGTTTCCTCGACGGCGAGACGGGTCCGGTGCTCGCCCAGCTCGAGCAGGACATGCAGGCGGCCGCTGCCGAGCTCAACTTCGAGGCGGCCGCGCGCCACCGCGACCAGCTGACGGCGGTGCGCAAGGCCCTCGAGAAGCAGCAGGTCGTGTCGGCGAAGGCGGAGGACTTCGACGCCATCGCGGTGCACGAGGACGAGCTCGAGGCCGCGGTCCAGGCGTTCTTCGTCCGGCGCGGACGGCTCGTGGGACGCAAAGGCTGGACCGTCGACAAGGTGGAACCGCTCACGACCGCCCAGCTGTTGACCTCGTTCGCGCTGCAGCTGTACGCCGACCGTGACGACGACATCCCCCCGCAGATCCTCGTACCGGTCGAGCCCGAGGACGCCGAGGCACTCGGGACCCTGCTCGCCGAACAGCGTCGTCACACGCGCGCCGGCACGCGGGGGCGGCCGATCCAGCAGGTGCGGTTCCAGGTCCCGCAGCGCGGGGACAAGGTGGCGTTCCTGGAGACGGTGACCGAGAACGCCCGGGAAGCCTTCCAGCGGGCGCGGCTGAAGCGGGCCAGCGACTTCGACAGCCGCAGTCGCGCGCTCAAGGAACTGCAGGACGCCCTCGGGCTCGAGGAGGCGCCCCTGCGGATCGAGTGCTTCGACATCTCCCACCTCGGCGGCACCGAGGTCGTCGGCTCGATGGTGGTGTTCGAGGACGGCCTGCCGAAGAAGTCCGACTACCGGCGCTTCAAGCTCTCGATCGACCGCAACGACGACTTCGCGTCCATGCAGGAGGTGATCCGTCGCCGGTTCGCCCGCCTGGCGCAGACCTCGACCGCGGAGCCGCCCGACGTCGACGGCGACGCGCCGCTGGCGGAACCCGCCGCACGTCAATTCGCGTATCCGCCGAATCTGGTCGTCATCGACGGCGGCGTCGGCCAGTTGAACGCGGCGTTGCAGGGAGCGGGGGAGCTCGCGACTTCGTCGGTCGCGTTCGTCGGGCTCGCGAAGAAGTTCGAGGAGCTGTGGCTGCCGGGGCGGGACCGGCCCGTGGCCCTGCCACGGGGCAGCGAGGCGCTCTACCTCGTCCAGCGGGTACGCGACGAGGCGCACCGGTTCGCGATCACCTATCAGCGCACTCGGCGGAGCAAGGCGGTCGCGTCGTCGGCGCTCGACGGGGTCGCGGGGGTCGGACCGACCCGGCGCAAGGCCCTGTTCCGCCACTTCGGCTCGGTCGCGGCCATGCGCCGCGCCAGCCTCGAGGAACTGATGGCGGTCGAGGGGGTCTCCCGTACGATCGCGACGGCCGTCCACGAGCATCTGCACGCCAACGAGGAGTCCACGTGA